The Vanessa atalanta chromosome 2, ilVanAtal1.2, whole genome shotgun sequence genome has a segment encoding these proteins:
- the LOC125074329 gene encoding spectrin alpha chain isoform X2 translates to MEQIPPPKEVKILETAEDIQERREQVLNRYEDFKQEARAKREKLEDSRRFQYFKRDADELESWIQEKLQAASDESYKDPTNLQAKIQKHQAFEAEVAAHSNAIVVLDNTGSEMISAGHFESETIRKRLDELHRLWELLLSRLAEKGMKLQQALVLVQFLRHCDEVMFWIHDKETFVCADEFGSDLEHVEVLQRKFDEFQKDMAAQEYRVTEVNQLAERLVLEGHPERETIVKRKDELNEAWQRLRQMALMRQERLFGAHEIQRFNRDADETIAWISEKDVVLGSDDYGRDLATVQTLQRKHEGVERDLAALEDKVATLDGEAARLAAIHADHAPAIHSKRDEIAQAWQRLVQKAQERRTELESSHALHRFLADYRDLVSWMSDIRALIAADDLAKDVPGAEALLERHQEHKGEMDAREDVMNACVSSGQALVEGGHRGAADVQAALDTLHRDRAALHALWEQRRVLYLQCMDLQLFYRDTEQADAWMHKQEAFLANEDVGDSLDSVEALLKKHEDFEKSLAAQEEKIKALDEFATKLIEGQHYAADDVAQRREMLLERRAALLEKSNQRRALLEDAYKYQQFERDCDETKGWINEKLKFATDDSYLDPTNLNGKVQKHQNFEQELQANKPRVDEINALGSKLLEQEHFAKPQIEARVDELGTIWERLVQASETKGSKLQEAAAQQQFNRASEDIELWLSEVEGQLLSEDYGKDLTSVQNLQKKHALLEADVSSHAERIEALRAQAEQFIEKGHFDADNIKAKRDALVARYAALDKPMAVRKRRLLDSLQAQQLFRDLDDEAAWIREKEPIIASTNRGRDLIGVQNLMKKHQAVMGEMAQHEARVEAVRAAGAALRDAGHFAAADIAARLHALHHTWTQLQEKALQRKQDLEDSLQAQQYFADANEAESWMREKEPMANTQDYGKDEDSSEALLKKHEALLSDLEAFGNTIKALREQANSCRQQESPVVDVSGKECVVALYDYAEKSPREVSMKRGDVLTLLNSNNKDWWKVEVNDRQGFVPAAYVKKIDAGLSSSQQNLVDSSSIAARQTQIEAQYDNLLALARERQNKLNETVKAYVLVREAAELATWIKDKEMHAQVQDVGEDLEQVEVMQKKFDDFQNDLRANEVRLAEMNEIAVQLMTVGQTEAALKIKTQMQELNSKWTSLQQLTAERAAQLGSAHEVQRFHRDVDETKDWIAEKEQALATDDLGRDLRSVQTLQRKHEGLERDLAALGDKIRQLDDTANRLMATHGDSADATYSKQREINEAWHQLQARANARKEKLLDSYDLQRFLSDYRDLMAWINSMMALVSSEELANDVTGAEALLERHQTQRLEIDAHYGIQPQEHRTEMDARAGTFQALELFGQQLLQGGHYASVDIQDKLNAMADARQDLERAWVARRMKLDQNLELQLFYRDCEQAEAWMGAREAFLAPPPAADAPDAADNVEQLIKKHEDFDKAINAHEEKIAQLQTLADQLIASDHYAADPIDKKRKQVLDRWRHLKEALIEKRSRLGDEQTLQQFSRDADEMENWIAEKLQLATEESYKDPANIQSKHQKHQAFEAELAANAERIQSVLAMGGNLVQRGQCSGSEDAVQARLASIADQWEFLTQKTTEKSLKLKEANKQRTYIAAVKDLDFWLGEVESLLTSEDSGKDLASVQNLMKKHQLVEADIQAHEDRINDMNAQADALVSSGQFDSAGIGSRRAAINERFERVRALAAHRRARLHEANTLHQFFRDIADEESWIKEKKLLVASDDYGRDLTGVQNLLKKHKRLEAELASHEPAVQAVQEAGEKLKDVSNVGVAEIEQRLRALAQAWDALQALAAERGAKLQQSLAYQQFLAKLDEEEAWISEKQQLVVVSECGDSMAAVQGLLKKHEALEAELASRGERVRELTAEGERLLAAGNLHSEALAHRLDQLQSKLEKLTSLAARRKAALVDNSAYLQLLWKADVVESWIADKETHVRSDEFGRDLSTVQTLLTKQDTFDAGLAAFEHEGIQNITALKEQLVAAGHEQSAAISRRHGDVIARWQRLLADSAARKQRLLQLQDQFRQIEELYLTFAKKASAFNSWFENAEEDLTDPVRCNSIEEIRALRDAHAQFQASLSSAQSDFEALAELDAQIKSFNVGANPYTWFTMEALEETWRNLRKIIAERDVELTKEAQRQEENDKLRKEFAKHANAFHQWLTETRTSMMEGTGSLEAQLAALRQRATEVRARRSDLRRLEELGAALEEHLILDNRYTEHSTVGLAQQWDQLDQLSMRMQHNLEQQIQARNHSGVSEDALKEFSMMFKHFDKDRSGRLNHHEFKSCLRALGYDLPMVEEGQPDPEFEAILNVVDPNRDGQVSLQEYMAFMISKETENVQSSEEIENAFRAITAHQDRAYVTKDELYANLTKEMADYCVARMKPYVDSKTERPIPNALDYIDFTRTLFQN, encoded by the exons ATGGAGCAGATTCCACCTCCTAAGGAGGTGAAAATCCTTGAGACAGCGGAGGATATTCAAGAGCGTCGTGAGCAG GTCCTCAACCGTTATGAAGACTTTAAGCAAGAGGCTCGGGCTAAGCGCGAGAAGTTGGAGGACTCCCGTCGGTTCCAGTACTTCAAGCGCGATGCTGACGAGCTTGAATCGTGGATCCAGGAGAAATTGCAAGCTGCTAGTGATGAGAGTTACAAAGATCCTACGAACTTGCAG GCCAAGATACAAAAGCATCAGGCATTCGAGGCGGAGGTTGCCGCTCACTCTAACGCCATTGTAGTTCTGGACAACACCGGCAGTGAGATGATATCTGCTGGTCATTTTGAATCCGAGACAATTCGCAAGAGGCTCGACGAGCTGCACCGCTTGTGGGAGCTTCTGCTGTCTCGTCTCGCCGAGAAAGGCATGAAGCTGCAGCAGGCGCTCGTTTTGGTGCAGTTCCTGCGCCATTGCGATGAAGTTATGTTCTGGATTCATGACAag gaAACTTTCGTATGTGCGGACGAATTCGGCTCAGATCTGGAGCACGTCGAAGTTCTGCAGCGCAAGTTTGACGAGTTCCAAAAGGACATGGCGGCGCAAGAGTACCGCGTCACTGAAGTCAACCAGCTCGCCGAGCGACTCGTGCTGGAGGGACATCCCGAACGAGAGACCATTGTGAAGAGGAAAGAT GAATTAAATGAAGCCTGGCAGCGTCTTCGTCAAATGGCGCTGATGCGTCAGGAGCGCCTGTTCGGCGCGCACGAGATACAACGCTTCAACCGCGACGCAGACGAGACCATCGCCTGGATCTCGGAGAAGGACGTAGTGCTGGGATCGGATGATTACGGTCGAGATCTGGCTACAGTGCAGACTCTGCag CGCAAACACGAAGGTGTGGAACGAGACCTGGCTGCATTAGAAGATAAAGTGGCCACACTCGACGGCGAGGCTGCGCGCCTGGCCGCCATACACGCAGACCACGCACCCGCCATACATTCCAAGCGCGATGAGATCGCCCAGGCGTGGCAGAGACTCGTACAAAAAGCTCAG gAACGCCGCACCGAGCTGGAGTCGTCGCACGCCCTGCACCGCTTCCTGGCCGACTACCGCGACCTCGTCTCGTGGATGAGCGACATCCGCGCGCTCATCGCGGCCGACGACCTCGCCAAGGACGTGCCCGGGGCGGAGGCGCTGCTCGAGAGACACCAGGAGCACAAG GGCGAGATGGACGCGCGCGAGGACGTGATGAACGCGTGCGTGAGCAGCGGGCAGGCGCTGGTGGAGGGCGGCCACCGCGGCGCCGCCGACGTGCAGGCGGCGCTGGACACGCTGCACCGCGACCGCGCCGCGCTGCACGCGCTGTGGGAGCAGCGCCGCGTGCTGTACCTGCAGTGCATGGACCTGCAGCTGTTCTACCGCGACACGGAGCAGGCCGACGCCTGGATGCACAAGCAGGAG GCATTCCTCGCCAACGAAGATGTCGGTGACTCCCTCGATTCGGTGGAAGCGCTACTTAAGAAACACGAGGACTTCGAGAAATCTTTGGCAGCTCAGGAAGAAAAGATTAAGGCGCTGGACGAGTTCGCGACCAAACTGATTGAAGGCCAGCACTACGCTGCCGACGATGTGGCACAACGTAGAGAAATG ctTCTGGAACGACGTGCTGCTCTTCTAGAAAAGTCAAACCAGCGTCGGGCACTCCTAGAGGACGCCTACAAATACCAGCAGTTTGAGAGAGACTGTGATGAAACCAAGG GTTGGATAAACGAGAAGCTCAAGTTCGCCACCGACGACTCGTACCTCGACCCCACGAACCTGAACGGCAAGGTGCAGAAGCACCAGAACTTCGAGCAGGAGCTGCAAGCCAACAAACCGCGCGTGGACGAGATCAACGCGCTCGGCAGCAAGCTGCTCGAACAGGAACACTTCGCTAAAC CACAAATCGAGGCACGCGTCGACGAGTTGGGTACGATTTGGGAGAGGCTCGTGCAGGCGTCGGAGACGAAGGGCAGCAAGCTCCAGGAGGCGGCCGCGCAGCAGCAGTTCAACCGAGCCTCCGAAGACATCGAGCTGTGGCTCTCGGAGGTCGAGGGGCAGCTGCTCAGCGAGGATTACGGAAAA GATCTGACTAGCGTGCAGAATCTGCAAAAGAAGCATGCGTTGCTGGAGGCAGACGTGAGCTCGCACGCGGAGCGCATCGAAGCGTTGCGCGCGCAGGCGGAACAGTTCATCGAGAAAGGACACTTCGACGCCGATAACATTAAAGCTAAGCGG GACGCGCTAGTGGCCCGCTACGCCGCACTCGATAAGCCAATGGCAGTACGCAAGCGGCGCCTGCTCGACTCGCTTCAGGCGCAGCAGCTCTTCCGGGACCTCGACGACGAGGCCGCCTGGATCCGCGAAAAGGAACCAATAATCGCATCGACCAACAGAG GTCGCGACCTGATCGGAGTGCAGAACCTGATGAAGAAGCACCAGGCGGTGATGGGCGAGATGGCGCAGCACGAGGCGCGCGTGGAGGCCgtgcgcgcggcgggcgcggcgctgcGCGACGCCGGACACTTCGCCGCCGCCGACATCGCCGCGCGCCTGCACGCGCTGCACCACACCTGGACGCAGCTGCAGGAGAAGGCGCTGCAG CGCAAACAAGACCTCGAGGACTCGCTCCAAGCGCAGCAGTACTTCGCCGACGCCAACGAGGCGGAGTCGTGGATGCGCGAGAAGGAGCCGATGGCGAACACGCAGGACTACGGCAAGGACGAGGACTCGTCGGAGGCTCTGCTCAAGAAGCACGAGGCCCTGCTCTCTGATCTCGAGGCCTTCGGAAATACCATCAAGGCGCTGCGGGAGCAGGCCAACTCCTGTCGG CAACAGGAGTCGCCGGTGGTGGACGTGTCGGGCAAGGAGTGCGTGGTGGCGCTGTACGACTACGCGGAGAAGTCTCCGCGCGAGGTGTCCATGAAGCGCGGCGACGTGCTCACGCTGCTCAACTCCAACAACAAG GATTGGTGGAAAGTGGAGGTCAACGATCGTCAGGGCTTCGTACCGGCGGCCTACGTTAAGAAAATCGACGCCGGTCTCTCGTCCTCGCAACAAAACCTCGTCGATTCCAGCTCTATCGCTGCCAGGCAGACTCAG atcgAGGCCCAGTATGATAATCTGCTAGCTTTGGCCCGCGAGCGCCAGAACAAACTCAACGAGACTGTAAAGGCGTACGTGCTCGTGAGAGAAGCGGCGGAGCTCGCAACATGGATCAAGGACAAG GAGATGCACGCGCAAGTGCAAGACGTCGGCGAAGACCTGGAACAGGTGGAGGTTATGCAGAAGAAGTTCGACGACTTCCAGAACGACCTGCGCGCCAACGAGGTGCGCCTCGCCGAGATGAACGAGATCGCCGTGCAGCTCATGACGGTCGGGCAGACCGAGGCCGCGCTCAAGATCAAGACGCAGATGCAG GAGCTGAACTCGAAGTGGACGTCGCTGCAGCAGCTGACGGCGGAGCGCGCGGCGCAGCTGGGCTCGGCGCACGAGGTGCAGCGCTTCCACCGGGACGTGGACGAGACCAAGGACTGGATCGCAGAGAAGGAGCAGGCGCTCGCCACCGACGACCTCGGCCGCGACCTGCGCTCCGTGCAGACGCTGCAGC GTAAGCACGAGGGCCTGGAACGTGATCTGGCGGCACTTGGAGACAAAATTCGCCAGCTGGACGACACCGCCAACCGGCTGATGGCCACGCACGGGGACTCGGCCGACGCCACGTACAGCAAGCAGCGCGAGATCAACGAGGCCTGGCATCAGCTGCAGGCGCGCGCCAACGCGCGCAAGGAGAAGTTGCTCGACTCGTACGACCTCCAGAG ATTCCTGTCTGATTATCGCGACCTGATGGCATGGATTAACTCCATGATGGCACTCGTGAGCTCGGAAGAACTTGCCAATGACGTCACAGGCGCCGAGGCTCTCCTCGAAAGACACCAG ACCCAGCGATTGGAGATAGATGCGCATTACGGCATACAGCCGCAG GAGCACCGCACCGAGATGGACGCACGCGCCGGCACGTTCCAGGCCTTGGAACTGTTCGGGCAGCAGCTGCTGCAAGGCGGACACTACGCCAGCGTCGACATCCAGGACAAGCTCAACGCCATGGCCGATGCGCGACAGGACCTCGAGAG AGCGTGGGTCGCGCGCCGCATGAAGCTGGACCAGAACCTGGAGCTGCAGCTGTTCTACCGCGACTGCGAGCAGGCGGAGGCGTGGATGGGCGCGCGCGAGGCGTTCCtggcgccgccgcccgccgccgacGCGCCCGACGCCGCCGACAACGTCGAGCAGCTCATCAAGAAGCACGAGGACTTCGACAAGGCCATCAATGCGCAC GAGGAAAAGATCGCTCAACTCCAAACCCTCGCCGATCAACTGATCGCTTCTGATCACTATGCGGCGGACCCTATCGACAAGAAACGTAAGCAAGTGCTGGACCGATGGCGACACCTGAAAGAGGCGCTCATCGAGAAACGATCCAG GTTGGGTGATGAACAAACTTTGCAACAATTTTCGCGTGATGCCGATGAAATGGAGAACTGGATCGCAGAAAAATTGCAACTCGCTACCGAAGAAAGTTACAAg GATCCAGCAAACATCCAGTCCAAACATCAAAAGCACCAGGCATTCGAGGCAGAGTTGGCTGCAAACGCAGAGCGTATTCAGTCTGTGCTAGCAATGGGAGGAAACCTCGTGCAGCGTGGACAGTGCAGCGGCAGCGAGGACGCGGTGCAG GCTCGCCTGGCGTCCATCGCAGATCAATGGGAATTCTTGACTCAAAAAACAACAGAGAAGTCGCTCAAGTTGAAGGAGGCCAACAAACAACGCACCTACATCGCCGCCGTTAAGGACCTTGATTTTTGGCTCGGAGAG GTTGAAAGTCTATTGACCTCTGAAGATTCCGGCAAGGATTTGGCATCAGTGCAAAATCTTATGAAGAAACATCAACTCGTTGAAGCCGACATTCAAGCTCACGAAGATCGCATCAATG ACATGAACGCGCAGGCGGACGCGCTGGTGTCGTCGGGGCAGTTCGACAGCGCCGGCATCGGCTCGCGCCGCGCCGCCATCAACGAGCGCTTCGAGCGCGTGCGGGCGCTCGCCGCGCACCGCCGCGCGCGCCTGCACGAGGCCAACACGCTGCACCAGTTCTTCCGCGACATCGCCGACGAGGAGTCCTGGATCAA agAGAAGAAGCTTCTCGTTGCATCGGATGACTACGGTCGCGACTTGACCGGTGTACAAAATCTACTCAAGAAGCACAAACGGCTCGAGGCCGAGCTCGCGAGCCACGAACCCGCGGTCCAGGCCGTGCAGGAGGCTGGCGAGAAGTTGAAGGACGTGAGCAACGTAGGCGTCGCTGAGATCGAGCAGCGTCTGCGTGCGCTCGCGCAGGCCTGGGATGCCCTGCAAGCGCTGGCGGCCGAACGGGGAGCCAAACTGCAGCAGTCACTCGCATACCAGCAGTTCCTGGCCAAACTGGACGAAGAGGAGGCCTGGATCAG CGAAAAGCAACAGCTGGTAGTAGTGAGCGAGTGCGGCGATAGCATGGCGGCAGTGCAAGGCCTGCTAAAGAAGCACGAGGCGCTGGAGGCGGAGTTGGCGTCGCGCGGAGAGCGCGTGCGCGAGCTGACGGCAGAGGGAGAGCGTCTGCTGGCCGCCGGGAACTTGCACTCGGAGGCGTTGGCGCACCGATTGGACCAACTGCAG TCTAAACTGGAGAAGTTGACATCTCTTGCGGCCCGTCGCAAGGCTGCGCTCGTGGACAATTCTGCGTACCTACAATTGCTGTGGAAGGCAGACGTAGTTGAATCCTGGATAGCAGACAAGGAGACCCACGTCCGCTCCGACGAGTTCGGACGTGACTTATCCACTGTGCAAACTCTGCTCACCAAGCAGGATACTTTCGATGCAG GTCTTGCCGCTTTCGAGCATGAGGGTATCCAGAACATAACAGCTCTGAAAGAGCAGCTTGTAGCCGCCGGCCACGAACAAAGTGCGGCTATTTCGCGCCGTCACGGTGATGTCATTGCGCGTTGGCAGCGTCTGCTCGCCGACTCGGCCGCACGCAAACAACGCCTGCTTCAACTACAGGACCAGTTCAGACAAATCGAAGAACTGTATCTCACGTTTGCGAAGAAG gcATCAGCATTCAACTCTTGGTTTGAAAACGCAGAAGAAGATCTCACTGATCCCGTTCGTTGCAATTCTATTGAAGAAATAAGGGCACTGCGCGATGCGCATGCACAATTCCAG gcgTCGCTGTCTTCAGCACAAAGTGACTTTGAAGCGCTGGCAGAGCTAGACGCGCAAATTAAGTCGTTCAATGTGGGCGCGAACCCTTACACCTGGTTCACAATGGAGGCGCTCGAGGAGACTTGGCGGAACCTGCGCAAGATTATAG CGGAACGCGATGTGGAGCTCACGAAGGAGGCTCAACGTCAAGAGGAGAACGATAAACTGCGCAAAGAATTCGCTAAACACGCCAACGCCTTCCATCAATGGTTGACTGAGACTCG AACATCTATGATGGAGGGTACTGGTTCCCTTGAGGCACAGCTGGCAGCCCTGCGTCAACGCGCAACTGAAGTGCGTGCCCGACGTAGCGACTTGCGTCGATTGGAGGAACTCG GAGCGGCGCTCGAAGAACATCTCATTTTGGACAACCGTTACACGGAGCACAGTACGGTGGGACTGGCGCAACAGTGGGATCAACTCGACCAGCTGTCCATGCGTATGCAGCACAACCTTGAGCAACAGATTCAGGCCAGGAACCACTCTG gCGTGAGCGAGGACGCTCTTAAAGAGTTCTCGATGATGTTCAAACACTTCGACAAGGATCGCTCTGGTCGCCTCAACCACCACGAGTTCAAGTCGTGTCTGCGTGCGCTCGGGTACGACCTACCCATGGTCGAGGAAGGCCAGCCTGACCCAGAGTTTGAGGCTATACTCA ATGTCGTGGATCCCAATCGTGACGGGCAAGTCTCTCTGCAAGAGTACATGGCATTCATGATCAGTAAGGAGACTGAGAACGTGCAGTCATCCGAAGAGATTGAGAACGCATTCCGCGCGATCACTGCACACCAGGATCGCGCATACGTCACCAAGGACGAACTATATGCT AACCTTACAAAGGAGATGGCAGACTATTGCGTGGCGCGTATGAAGCCCTACGTGGATTCGAAGACCGAGCGCCCCATCCCCAACGCACTCGATTACATCGACTTCACACGCACGCTCTTCCAGAACTAA